A DNA window from Nitrospira sp. contains the following coding sequences:
- a CDS encoding hypothetical protein (Evidence 4 : Unknown function but conserved in other organisms; MaGe:77307592), which produces MQTQGSDREQKKKRIIMMILLAILLMSVSMFMVPQKDTDVIVVTFPHGETIEAEVAETPEKLLFGLAFRDQLPPNTGMLYIFESNGLHRVRTKEFRFPVDMIWVDESHHVVHTVEGASPCAKDPCPFFGPPPEPARYVLQTEPGLIRRLGVANGDELKYFLRM; this is translated from the coding sequence ATGCAGACTCAGGGGAGCGACCGCGAGCAGAAGAAAAAGCGGATCATCATGATGATCCTGCTGGCAATCCTCTTAATGAGCGTGTCCATGTTTATGGTGCCGCAGAAGGATACCGACGTCATTGTGGTGACCTTTCCGCATGGCGAAACGATTGAAGCGGAAGTCGCGGAGACGCCTGAAAAGCTGTTGTTCGGACTGGCGTTTCGCGATCAGTTGCCGCCGAATACGGGGATGCTTTATATTTTTGAATCCAACGGACTTCATCGGGTTCGGACCAAGGAGTTTCGGTTTCCGGTGGATATGATCTGGGTGGATGAGAGTCATCATGTGGTTCATACCGTTGAGGGAGCGAGCCCCTGCGCAAAGGATCCCTGTCCGTTCTTCGGTCCACCGCCGGAGCCGGCGCGCTATGTGCTGCAAACGGAACCTGGGCTAATTCGTCGGCTTGGGGTTGCGAATGGCGACGAATTGAAGTATTTCCTTCGGATGTAG
- a CDS encoding InhibitorI42 domain-containing protein (MaGe:77307590): MANIGQNMMGQSEDQGSRLIDTAIGRVFTVHLWEDRTRGEQWVPSYNTQALALVDDRFLRVASNNAVENGQRIFEFQGMLPGTHELLFEKRMGWKFTSEDRRIFRIQVSPAGKG; the protein is encoded by the coding sequence ATGGCTAACATCGGACAAAATATGATGGGGCAATCGGAAGACCAGGGGAGTCGATTGATCGATACCGCCATCGGGCGAGTTTTTACCGTGCATCTGTGGGAGGATCGCACCAGAGGAGAGCAGTGGGTGCCGAGTTACAACACGCAGGCGCTGGCTCTGGTAGACGATCGGTTTCTCCGCGTCGCTAGTAATAACGCGGTCGAGAATGGCCAGCGCATATTCGAGTTTCAGGGGATGCTGCCTGGGACCCATGAATTATTATTCGAAAAGCGCATGGGGTGGAAATTCACATCTGAAGATCGCCGAATATTTCGGATCCAAGTCTCGCCAGCCGGGAAAGGCTGA
- a CDS encoding Ribosome maturation factor RimP (MaGe:77307588) gives MPSLKVGSCPLFCLGRCIAALKDAALSIPEHGSRSSIDRIQELLSPILWTLGLELVDVVCVGQGSRSVVRVLIDKPGGVTVSDCERAHLAVGPALDVADPFPHAYTLEVSSPGIDRPFKRLQDYQRAVGKRVSVKLKQPLDGQWRIIGELVQVDEDAMVLTVASKPAATHTVKLDRHTVAEARLVIEI, from the coding sequence GTGCCGTCGCTGAAAGTGGGCTCATGCCCACTTTTTTGTTTGGGCAGATGTATCGCAGCGTTAAAGGATGCCGCGTTGAGTATTCCGGAGCATGGATCCCGGTCTTCCATTGATCGGATTCAGGAACTTCTCTCTCCGATTCTCTGGACGCTAGGATTGGAATTAGTGGACGTGGTGTGTGTCGGGCAAGGCTCCCGATCCGTTGTCCGAGTGCTGATCGACAAGCCCGGTGGTGTCACCGTGTCAGATTGTGAGCGGGCCCATTTGGCAGTAGGTCCGGCGCTGGATGTGGCTGATCCGTTTCCCCACGCCTATACGCTTGAAGTGTCTTCCCCCGGGATTGACCGCCCGTTCAAGCGGCTCCAAGACTATCAGCGCGCGGTCGGAAAGCGGGTGAGCGTCAAGCTGAAGCAGCCGCTTGACGGCCAATGGCGCATTATCGGAGAGTTAGTGCAGGTGGATGAGGATGCGATGGTTTTGACAGTCGCGTCGAAGCCTGCCGCGACCCACACGGTGAAATTGGATCGCCACACTGTCGCGGAAGCCCGGCTGGTAATAGAGATCTAG
- a CDS encoding D-alanine aminotransferase (MaGe:77307589), producing MPDLAFINGRFLPWHEATVSIEDRGFQFGDGVYEVIRTYHGRPFELGAHLNRLDRSARELSLIQPYTRAQWTEWIQQGVRDAGYAEAKIYIQITRGVAARDHAFPPNVAPTVVMTIRELAPFPIKTREAGVIAKTCEDLRWGRCDIKSVNLLANVLAREEAKRAGVFEAILVKDGLVTEGSVSNVMAVQAGTVVTAPEGPRILSGVTRTVVLDLAKAAGIPVREEFLSVESLYTADEVLLTGTTVEVLSVVQVDGRRIGIGHPGPVAKVLASRWATLTG from the coding sequence GTGCCGGATCTTGCGTTTATCAACGGGCGATTCCTTCCCTGGCATGAGGCCACGGTCTCAATTGAAGATCGTGGGTTTCAGTTTGGCGATGGTGTTTACGAAGTCATCAGGACCTATCATGGCCGTCCCTTCGAACTCGGCGCGCACCTCAACCGGCTTGATCGTAGCGCCAGGGAACTGAGCCTCATTCAACCGTATACCAGGGCCCAGTGGACGGAGTGGATTCAGCAGGGAGTCCGCGACGCTGGATACGCTGAAGCCAAGATCTATATTCAGATCACTCGCGGGGTGGCGGCGAGGGATCATGCGTTTCCGCCCAATGTGGCTCCGACGGTGGTGATGACGATTCGTGAACTAGCGCCTTTCCCGATAAAGACGAGGGAAGCAGGGGTCATTGCCAAGACCTGTGAGGATTTGCGTTGGGGGCGTTGCGATATCAAGAGTGTGAATTTGTTGGCCAATGTATTGGCTCGTGAAGAGGCGAAGCGGGCCGGTGTATTTGAAGCGATTTTGGTGAAAGACGGGTTGGTCACGGAAGGGTCGGTCAGCAACGTGATGGCTGTTCAGGCAGGAACTGTGGTGACGGCTCCGGAAGGTCCGCGAATTCTCTCTGGTGTGACCCGCACGGTGGTGCTGGATTTGGCAAAGGCGGCAGGAATTCCAGTGCGCGAAGAGTTTCTTTCGGTGGAATCGCTGTATACGGCCGATGAAGTGCTTCTTACCGGAACAACCGTAGAAGTCCTCTCTGTGGTTCAGGTCGATGGACGAAGGATTGGAATCGGGCACCCCGGACCAGTTGCCAAGGTGCTGGCCTCTCGTTGGGCGACCTTGACAGGGTAG
- a CDS encoding Rieske domain-containing protein (MaGe:77307591), translated as MEEFQRVAALSEIAPGQSKVVTVNDKAIALFNVDGTFYAIHNLCPHEGGPLNEGRLKGYVVACPWHDLAFDIRSGQGTDGGGYCIGSYEVRVDHADILIGPRRRA; from the coding sequence ATGGAGGAGTTTCAACGAGTCGCTGCCTTGAGCGAGATCGCTCCTGGGCAATCGAAAGTCGTCACGGTCAATGACAAGGCCATTGCCTTGTTTAATGTCGACGGCACGTTCTACGCGATTCACAATCTCTGTCCGCATGAAGGTGGACCGCTCAATGAAGGGCGGCTGAAAGGCTATGTGGTGGCCTGTCCCTGGCACGACTTGGCGTTCGATATTCGAAGCGGGCAGGGAACGGATGGCGGCGGCTATTGCATCGGGAGCTATGAAGTTCGCGTAGACCACGCCGATATTCTCATCGGTCCTCGTCGAAGGGCGTAG
- a CDS encoding Transcription termination/antitermination protein NusA (MaGe:77307587), giving the protein MNRELIAVIDEIGRQKGIDKSRVIGAIESALQTAAKKRFGQAENIQVEIDSKTGEISVVSKKTIVDHVSNPKAEISLQEARQLDSEAEVGDEIGSLIEMDELGRIAAQTAKQVIFQKVREAEWEAVQKEYSTRQGDLVNGIILGMERRNYLVDLGKTEAVLPIQEQIPRETYRRGDRVKAMLLEVRRTPKDVQVILTRSHPQFVSKLFELEVPEVMEKIVEIKSIVREPGDRTKIAVTSREKAVDPVGACVGIKGSRVQAVVRELRGEKIDIITWTQDPRVFIAEALNPATIEKVGIDDEKKSALVVVADSQLSLAIGKNGQNVRLAARLTGWKIDIISATEYEKEKVERDKEIKAAMADEAEAQRLQEEARQAARAEENESN; this is encoded by the coding sequence ATGAACCGAGAATTAATCGCAGTCATCGATGAGATCGGCCGTCAGAAGGGCATCGATAAGTCCCGTGTCATCGGGGCCATCGAATCGGCCCTTCAAACCGCCGCGAAAAAGCGATTTGGGCAGGCCGAGAATATTCAAGTCGAGATCGACTCCAAGACCGGCGAGATCTCCGTGGTCTCGAAGAAGACCATCGTCGACCATGTGAGCAATCCGAAAGCGGAAATTTCCCTCCAGGAAGCACGCCAGCTCGATAGCGAAGCGGAAGTGGGCGATGAAATCGGTTCGCTCATTGAAATGGACGAACTTGGTCGTATCGCCGCGCAGACAGCGAAGCAGGTGATCTTCCAAAAAGTGCGCGAAGCCGAGTGGGAAGCGGTTCAGAAAGAATATTCGACCCGACAGGGCGACCTCGTCAATGGCATTATCCTCGGCATGGAGCGGCGGAATTATCTGGTGGATCTGGGTAAAACCGAGGCGGTTCTCCCGATTCAGGAGCAGATCCCTCGCGAGACCTATCGGCGCGGTGATCGGGTGAAGGCGATGTTGCTGGAAGTGCGCCGCACGCCGAAGGATGTTCAGGTGATTTTGACCAGAAGCCATCCGCAATTCGTCTCGAAGCTGTTTGAGCTAGAAGTCCCTGAGGTCATGGAAAAGATCGTGGAGATCAAGTCGATCGTCAGAGAGCCGGGAGATCGGACAAAGATTGCGGTCACCTCGCGCGAGAAGGCGGTGGATCCGGTCGGCGCCTGCGTCGGCATCAAGGGATCGCGCGTGCAGGCGGTCGTCCGAGAGCTGCGAGGAGAGAAAATCGACATCATCACCTGGACGCAGGATCCTCGTGTGTTCATCGCGGAGGCGCTGAATCCGGCCACGATTGAAAAAGTCGGCATCGACGACGAGAAAAAGTCCGCTTTGGTGGTGGTGGCCGATTCGCAGTTATCGCTAGCGATCGGAAAGAACGGGCAGAACGTGCGCTTGGCGGCCCGCTTGACCGGATGGAAGATCGACATCATCAGCGCGACGGAATACGAAAAAGAAAAGGTGGAGCGAGACAAGGAAATCAAGGCTGCGATGGCCGATGAGGCTGAAGCGCAGCGGTTGCAGGAAGAGGCCCGGCAAGCCGCCAGGGCTGAAGAAAACGAATCGAACTAG